One part of the Heptranchias perlo isolate sHepPer1 chromosome 10, sHepPer1.hap1, whole genome shotgun sequence genome encodes these proteins:
- the LOC137326615 gene encoding homeobox protein SIX4-like isoform X1, which produces MSSASNEITSTIEVKEENASLQPKINTLGSPATLEPEVSALSASPEISEQVPVELLTNPASALTFSPEQVACVCEALQQGGNLDRLAQFLWSLPPSDLLRGNESILKARALVAFHQGRYKELYSILESHNFDASCHTSLQDLWYKARYTEAEKVRGRPLGAVDKYRLRRKFPLPRTIWDGEERVYCFKEKSRNALKELYKQNRYPSPADKRNLAKITGLSLTQVSNWFKNRRQRDRNPSETQSKSESDGNHSTEDESSKGQDDVSPRPLSNPSDGMNHSNVHSHPEGMLMHHIGELKSSQSSPGILLNGNLVTTNGSPVFYNGSSFIQGPNGVLVNGLSLGNAQAISLSPVGTTPSVLVNSISNGELLMNCSPSNKDFKNLAESLSCSTVTFNPNSSVPFPGSVGGTELKTESVHMLASQGVVSSGSAEISRGPTQVSQYGLVQLQNSENNIQLVNGNIGLPSLQLPSVSAASSQGNILITNTSDGGTFLSGTAAGLQQGKVFLAATLPPNAVMCTLPNSGQAVAPVKHDALEGGLVFSQLMSVSGNNQLNINTSTGNQPGPTLLTQAASLVSTGLPHNLPLTSSNLLNTSSTLSFSLTVSLPLSTTAPLNSDQHLSTAVTNAVPVVSMANSEYATLQNCNLLSNSCQETVTGSGLGTSDSGDKPRNPITEEAHEYSSGHVSVLHPPVKENYLVVLESKPSNHLTMMDSKSKYVINDVVNDVCKELETEEKELAKLQNVPMDEDISDL; this is translated from the exons ATGTCTTCCGCTTCCAACGAAATCACGAGCACAATTGAGGTTAAAGAAGAAAACGCCAGCCTGCAGCCAAAGATCAATACATTGGGCTCTCCGGCCACTCTGGAGCCTGAAGTGAGTGCACTCTCTGCGAGCCCGGAGATTTCCGAGCAGGTACCCGTTGAACTTTTAACCAACCCTGCGTCAGCCCTTACTTTTTCGCCGGAGCAAGTGGCGTGCGTCTGCGAGGCTTTGCAGCAAGGAGGGAACCTGGATCGTTTAGCTCAGTTTTTGTGGTCCCTGCCTCCCAGCGATCTGCTACGTGGCAACGAAAGCATCCTAAAAGCACGGGCTTTGGTGGCTTTTCACCAAGGTAGATATAAAGAACTTTACAGCATTTTGGAGAGTCACAACTTCGATGCGTCCTGCCACACTTCCCTGCAGGACCTGTGGTACAAAGCCCGGTACACAGAAGCCGAGAAGGTCCGTGGCCGGCCCCTGGGGGCTGTGGATAAGTATAGGCTGAGGAGGAAATTTCCCTTGCCCAGGACCATATGGGACGGGGAGGAGAGGGTCTATTGCTTTAAGGAGAAATCGCGAAACGCGCTCAAAGAGTTGTACAAACAGAATCGCTACCCATCGCCCGCGGATAAGCGGAATCTGGCCAAGATCACAGGGCTTTCCCTCACCCAGGTCAGCAACTGGTTCAAAAACAGGCGCCAGCGAGACCGAAATCCATCGGAGACACAGTCGAAAAG TGAGTCAGATGGTAATCACAGCACTGAAGATGAGTCCAGCAAGGGTCAAGATGACGTGTCTCCTCGTCCATTATCAAATCCATCTGATGGGATGAACCACTCCAATGTCCATAGTCATCCAGAAGGCATGTTAATGCATCATATTGGGGAACTGAAATCCTCCCAGAGTTCCCCTGGCATACTACTGAATGGGAACCTTGTAACTACAAATGGCTCTCCTGTGTTTTACAATGGAAGTTCCTTCATCCAAGGTCCTAATGGGGTTCTTGTTAATGGACTGTCTTTAGGAAATGCCCAGGCAATAAGTTTAAGCCCAGTAGGAACCACTCCCAGTGTGCTGGTTAACAGTATTTCAAATGGTGAGTTATTAATGAATTGCTCTCCTTCAAATAAGGATTTTAAAAACTTGGCTGAATCATTGTCCTGTTCAACTGTGACTTTCAATCCCAATTCATCTGTTCCCTTCCCAGGGTCTGTTGGTGGCACTGAACTTAAAACTGAAAGTGTACACATGCTTGCCTCTCAAGGAGTGGTATCTTCAGGTTCTGCTGAAATTAGTAGAGGTCCTACACAAGTAAGCCAATATGGCCTTGTGCAGCTCCAAAATTCAGAAAATAACATCCAACTGGTAAATGGAAATATTGGGTTACCTTCACTGCAGCTGCCTTCTGTTTCTGCTGCGTCATCGCAGG GAAACATTTTGATAACAAACACATCAGATGGAGGAACATTCCTAAGTGGTACAGCAGCCGGTCTTCAGCAAGGTAAGGTCTTCCTGGCCGCCACTCTCCCACCGAATGCAGTAATGTGCACGTTACCTAATTCAGGACAGGCTGTGGCCCCAGTCAAGCACGATGCATTGGAAGGGGGTCTAGTCTTTTCTCAGCTGATGTCAGTGAGTGGAAATAATCAACTGAATATTAATACATCTACTGGGAACCAACCTGGACCTACCCTACTAACTCAAGCCGCATCTCTGGTAAGCACAGGCCTGCCTCATAATCTGCCTTTGACTTCTTCAAATCTACTGAACACATCAAGTACTTTGAGCTTCAGCCTCACAGTGAGTCTGCCACTATCAACTACTGCACCTCTAAATTCAGATCAACATTTGTCTACTGCTGTCACAAATGCAGTTCCTGTAGTGTCCATGGCCAACAGTGAATATGCTACACTCCAGAACTGCAATCTACTTTCAAACTCCTGCCAAGAGACTGTAACTGGATCTGGTCTTGGAACTTCTGACAGTGGAGATAAACCCAGAAATCCCATTACAGAAGAAGCACATGAGTACAGTAGTGGGCATGTGTCAGTACTTCACCCCCCAGTAAAGGAAAACTACTTGGTAGTTTTAGAGAGCAAACCTAGCAACCACCTGACGATGATGGACTCTAAATCCAAATATGTTATAAATGATGTGGTTAACGATGTCTGCAAAGAACTAGAAACTGAAGAAAAGGAGCTAGCAAAACTTCAAAATGTTCCTATGGATGAagatatcagtgatttataa
- the LOC137326615 gene encoding homeobox protein SIX4-like isoform X2, whose amino-acid sequence MSSASNEITSTIEVKEENASLQPKINTLGSPATLEPEVSALSASPEISEQVPVELLTNPASALTFSPEQVACVCEALQQGGNLDRLAQFLWSLPPSDLLRGNESILKARALVAFHQGRYKELYSILESHNFDASCHTSLQDLWYKARYTEAEKVRGRPLGAVDKYRLRRKFPLPRTIWDGEERVYCFKEKSRNALKELYKQNRYPSPADKRNLAKITGLSLTQVSNWFKNRRQRDRNPSETQSKSESDGNHSTEDESSKGQDDVSPRPLSNPSDGMNHSNVHSHPEGMLMHHIGELKSSQSSPGILLNGNLVTTNGSPVFYNGSSFIQGPNGVLVNGLSLGNAQAISLSPVGTTPSVLVNSISNGSVGGTELKTESVHMLASQGVVSSGSAEISRGPTQVSQYGLVQLQNSENNIQLVNGNIGLPSLQLPSVSAASSQGNILITNTSDGGTFLSGTAAGLQQGKVFLAATLPPNAVMCTLPNSGQAVAPVKHDALEGGLVFSQLMSVSGNNQLNINTSTGNQPGPTLLTQAASLVSTGLPHNLPLTSSNLLNTSSTLSFSLTVSLPLSTTAPLNSDQHLSTAVTNAVPVVSMANSEYATLQNCNLLSNSCQETVTGSGLGTSDSGDKPRNPITEEAHEYSSGHVSVLHPPVKENYLVVLESKPSNHLTMMDSKSKYVINDVVNDVCKELETEEKELAKLQNVPMDEDISDL is encoded by the exons ATGTCTTCCGCTTCCAACGAAATCACGAGCACAATTGAGGTTAAAGAAGAAAACGCCAGCCTGCAGCCAAAGATCAATACATTGGGCTCTCCGGCCACTCTGGAGCCTGAAGTGAGTGCACTCTCTGCGAGCCCGGAGATTTCCGAGCAGGTACCCGTTGAACTTTTAACCAACCCTGCGTCAGCCCTTACTTTTTCGCCGGAGCAAGTGGCGTGCGTCTGCGAGGCTTTGCAGCAAGGAGGGAACCTGGATCGTTTAGCTCAGTTTTTGTGGTCCCTGCCTCCCAGCGATCTGCTACGTGGCAACGAAAGCATCCTAAAAGCACGGGCTTTGGTGGCTTTTCACCAAGGTAGATATAAAGAACTTTACAGCATTTTGGAGAGTCACAACTTCGATGCGTCCTGCCACACTTCCCTGCAGGACCTGTGGTACAAAGCCCGGTACACAGAAGCCGAGAAGGTCCGTGGCCGGCCCCTGGGGGCTGTGGATAAGTATAGGCTGAGGAGGAAATTTCCCTTGCCCAGGACCATATGGGACGGGGAGGAGAGGGTCTATTGCTTTAAGGAGAAATCGCGAAACGCGCTCAAAGAGTTGTACAAACAGAATCGCTACCCATCGCCCGCGGATAAGCGGAATCTGGCCAAGATCACAGGGCTTTCCCTCACCCAGGTCAGCAACTGGTTCAAAAACAGGCGCCAGCGAGACCGAAATCCATCGGAGACACAGTCGAAAAG TGAGTCAGATGGTAATCACAGCACTGAAGATGAGTCCAGCAAGGGTCAAGATGACGTGTCTCCTCGTCCATTATCAAATCCATCTGATGGGATGAACCACTCCAATGTCCATAGTCATCCAGAAGGCATGTTAATGCATCATATTGGGGAACTGAAATCCTCCCAGAGTTCCCCTGGCATACTACTGAATGGGAACCTTGTAACTACAAATGGCTCTCCTGTGTTTTACAATGGAAGTTCCTTCATCCAAGGTCCTAATGGGGTTCTTGTTAATGGACTGTCTTTAGGAAATGCCCAGGCAATAAGTTTAAGCCCAGTAGGAACCACTCCCAGTGTGCTGGTTAACAGTATTTCAAATG GGTCTGTTGGTGGCACTGAACTTAAAACTGAAAGTGTACACATGCTTGCCTCTCAAGGAGTGGTATCTTCAGGTTCTGCTGAAATTAGTAGAGGTCCTACACAAGTAAGCCAATATGGCCTTGTGCAGCTCCAAAATTCAGAAAATAACATCCAACTGGTAAATGGAAATATTGGGTTACCTTCACTGCAGCTGCCTTCTGTTTCTGCTGCGTCATCGCAGG GAAACATTTTGATAACAAACACATCAGATGGAGGAACATTCCTAAGTGGTACAGCAGCCGGTCTTCAGCAAGGTAAGGTCTTCCTGGCCGCCACTCTCCCACCGAATGCAGTAATGTGCACGTTACCTAATTCAGGACAGGCTGTGGCCCCAGTCAAGCACGATGCATTGGAAGGGGGTCTAGTCTTTTCTCAGCTGATGTCAGTGAGTGGAAATAATCAACTGAATATTAATACATCTACTGGGAACCAACCTGGACCTACCCTACTAACTCAAGCCGCATCTCTGGTAAGCACAGGCCTGCCTCATAATCTGCCTTTGACTTCTTCAAATCTACTGAACACATCAAGTACTTTGAGCTTCAGCCTCACAGTGAGTCTGCCACTATCAACTACTGCACCTCTAAATTCAGATCAACATTTGTCTACTGCTGTCACAAATGCAGTTCCTGTAGTGTCCATGGCCAACAGTGAATATGCTACACTCCAGAACTGCAATCTACTTTCAAACTCCTGCCAAGAGACTGTAACTGGATCTGGTCTTGGAACTTCTGACAGTGGAGATAAACCCAGAAATCCCATTACAGAAGAAGCACATGAGTACAGTAGTGGGCATGTGTCAGTACTTCACCCCCCAGTAAAGGAAAACTACTTGGTAGTTTTAGAGAGCAAACCTAGCAACCACCTGACGATGATGGACTCTAAATCCAAATATGTTATAAATGATGTGGTTAACGATGTCTGCAAAGAACTAGAAACTGAAGAAAAGGAGCTAGCAAAACTTCAAAATGTTCCTATGGATGAagatatcagtgatttataa